The sequence below is a genomic window from bacterium.
GACGCTGTGAGGACCCCTCGCGGCAAGGGCAAGAAAGAGACGGGAAGCCTCTCGGGCGTCCATCCGCAGCAATTGCTGGGCCAGACCCTGAACGCGCTGAAGGATCGCAACGGCTTTGATCCGGCGGACGTAGAAGATGTGGTCGCCGGTTGCGTTTCGGCCGTTGGCGAGCAGGCCGCGTGCATCGCCCGCAACGGCGTCCTCGCTGCGGGCTGGGATCCCCGCACCGCCAGCGGCGTCACCTTGAACCGCTTCTGCGGGTCCGGCCAACAGGCCGTGAACTTCGCCGCCATGGGCGTGATGGCCGGCCAGCAGGATCTGGTGATTGGAGGCGGCGTCGAGAGCATGTCCCGGGTGCCGATGGGCGCTGCGGGCGGCGGCCTCGACGGAAAGGACCCCCAGCTCGCCGCGCTCCATCCCCTCGTGCCCCAGGGCATCTCGGCCGACCTGATTGCCACCATCGAGGGCTTCTCCCGCGAGGAGTTGGACGGGTTCGCCGCCGAGAGCCAGGCACGCTGCGAGATCGCCCAGAAGGACGGCCGATTCGACGGAAGCCTGGTCCCGGTCCGAGATGCCGAGGGCAACATGGCCCTCGATCGCGACGAACATCCGCGCCCCGGCGGCACGGTAGAGAGCCTCGGCAACCTGAAGCCCTCCTTCGAGGGAATGGGCGCCTACGTACAAGAGGGCGAAACCCGGACCATGGACGAGAAGGCGCGCTCGGTCTACCCGCAGCTCGCCGCCATCGAGCACGTCCACACGGCGGCCAATTCGTCCGGCATCGTCGACGGCGCAGCTGCCGTACTGGTCGCCGCGCCCGACTACGCGAAGGCGCACGATCTCAAGCCGCGTGCACGCATCATTGCGACCGCCACGGCGGCCGACGAACCGGTCATCATGCTGACCGCACCTACGCCGGCTACCGAACGTTGCCTGAAGAGGGCGGGCATGGAGGTCGGCGATATCGACCTCTTCGAGATCAACGAAGCGTTCGCCGCCATCCCGATGAAGGTGATGCGCGACCTCGACATGGACCACGCCAAGGTGAACGTGAACGGCGGAGCCATCGCCCTCGGTCACCCGCTCGGAGCGACGGGCGCCATGCTCATCGGAACGCTGCTCGACGAGCTCGAACGCCAGGACAAGACGTCCGGACTCATCACGATGTGCATCGGGGGCGGAATGGGTATCGCAACGATCATCGAGCGCGTGTAGGTCGCGCCGTGATTGACTTCGAACCGAGCGACGAGCAGCTGCTCATCATCGAAACCGTTCGCCAATTCGCCGAGCAGGAGATCCGGCCCGTTGCGCGAGAATGCGACGAAGACGGCAAACTCTCCAACTCGGTACTGGCCCAGGCCCATGAACTGGGCCTGGTTGCGAACGGCCTGCCGGAGGAATTCGGAGGAGGCGGCGAGCGAAGTGCCTTGACGGGTGCGTTGATCGCCGAGGAGCTGGCTTGGGGCGATCTCTCCCAGGCTCTGGCCATCCTCTCACCGGGTCTGATCGCCCTCCCCGTTGCCGAGTTTGGCAGCGATGCCCAGAAGCAGGCGACTCTTCCTCGTTATGCGCGCGAGCAATTCGTTCCGGGTGGGCTGGCACTCCAGGAACCGCACTTCGGTTCGGACCCCTTTCGACCGACGGCCCGTGCTTCTCGGGACGGCGAAAGCTACGTGCTCGAAGGAGAGAAGGCCCTCGTCCCGTGGATCGAGGGCGACGATCAGGTGCTGGTCTTTGCCGACGAGGACGGCACACCCCAGGGCTTTCTCGTATCCCGGGAGGCCGAGGGCCTCGTAGCGACCCCCGAGCAGAACTTGGGACTCCGCGCCCTGCCGACGGTGCAGCTCGCGCTCTCCGGCGTACGCGTTCCCGCTTCGGCCCGCCTCGGCGAGGCCGCCGGTTGCGATCTACGTCGCATCGTCGCCCAGGGCCGGGTCGCCATGGCGGCCGCGGGGATCGGCGTAGCCCGAGCCACCTTCGAGGTCGCCCGGGACTACGCCAAGGAGCGCGAAGCCTTCGGCGTGAAGATCGCCCAGAAGCAGGCCATCGCCTTCAAGCTTGCGGACATGGCCATCGAGATCGATGGCGCCCGGCTGCTCACCTGGGAGGCGGCCTGGCGGCTGGACCAGGGCGAGGATGCCCTTCGCGAAGCCACCCTCGCCATCCAGCAGGTCCGACGGGTCGCCATGGACGCGAGCGACGGTTCTGTGCAGGTCTTCGGGGGCCACGGCTACATCCGCGAGTACCTTCCCGAAATGCACCTGCGCAACGCCCGGGGCCTGACCGTCCTCGAAGCCACCGCTCTCCTCTAGGAAGAAAGCACGAGCATGCCGATCTCCTTCGAAATGTCCGAAACGACCCGCCTTGCCCAGGACTACTATCGCGCCATGGCGACGGATCATCTGCGCCCGATCTCGCGCAAGTACGATACCCAGGAGCACGATCTTCCGACGGAGTGGGTCGACTGGTACTGGAACCACGGCCGAAAGGGTGGGCCCGAGGATGTCGGACCCAGCGACGGCTTCATCCAGGTCTGTGTGCAGACCGAGGAACTCTGTTGGGGAGATGCGGGGCTGTATCTTCGGACGCCTTTCGCGGGCCTCGGTGGCGCGGCCGTCGGTGCAGCGGGCACGAAGGAGCAGAAGAAGCGTTTCCTCTCGGTCTTCCACGGCGACGGAGGGCCGGCCTGGGGCGCCATGGCCATCACCGAGCCGAGCGCGGGTTCGGATAGCGCCGCCATCCAGACGACAGCGACCAGAGATGGTGACGACTGGATCCTGAACGGCACGAAGATCTTCTGCACCGCTGGGGAGGGCGCTTCGCAGCAGGAGGGTGGCTTCGTCGTAGCGTGGGCCACCGTCGATCCCACGGCGGGCCGTGGCGGAATCAAGGCGTTCGTGGTCCCGGCAGGCACGCCCGGGATGACCCTGGTGGGCCTCGAGAACAAGCTCGGCATTCGTGCTTCGGATACCGCGACGCTGCAGTTCGACGATTGCCGAGTACCGACGGCGAATCTTCTCGGCAGCGCAGAAGTCAAGAAGAGGGACGCCAAGGCCTCCTCCGGCGACAAGGGCTTCAAGGGTGCGATGGCCACGTTCGACGCCAGCCGGCCCATCGTGGCGGCCATGGCGGTCGGCGTCGGCCGCGCAGCCCTCGACTATGTCCTGGAAGAACTCGACCGTCAGGGTGTTCGCATCCGCTACGATGCACCGCCGGCAGAGCTGACGGCATTGGAACGCGATGTCATGGAGATGGAGGCCGAGCTGCAAGCCGCCCGGCTCTTGACCTGGCGTGCGGCTTCCATGATGAACCGAGGCCGTCCGAACAGTCTCGAAGCCTCAATGGCGAAGGCCAAGGCCGGCCTCGCCGTTACCCGCATCACACAGAAGGCAGTCGAATTGCTCGGGCCGCCGGGCTGGTCGAAGAAGCTGTTGGTCGAGAAGTGGATGCGGGACGCCAAGATCAACGACATCTACGAAGGCACACAGCAGATCAACCAACTGATCGTCGCACGCCGTATCCTGGACTACCCGTCCAGCATGCTCCGCTGAGAGGAAACCCCATGCCCACCGTCAGTCCCGACCTCGTCGAAATCCTGGTCTGCCCGGAAACCAAACAACCCGTCACCCTCGCTTCTGCTGAACAGCTGCAGAAGGTCAACGACGGAATCCGCGACGGTAGCCTCAGGAACCGCGGCGGCGGCAAGCCCGAGAACGAAATCTCCGAGGGCCTGGTCCGCGACGACGGAAAGGTGTTCTATCCGGTCGACGACGGCATCCCTGTGATGCTGATCGAGGAGTCGATCGAACTCTAGGTCTCCTCTGGGGGCCGCTTCGCTAGCGTGAGGGTTTGGGTGGAGGCGTGACGGCGTTGTTGGTGAAGGCGAGGCCACGCGTTGGCTCCACTGTTACAGCAAGGAACCGGCCTCTTCTTCTGCCCCGAACCCCAGGGTTCGGCGGCCTTCCTCATGAGAACCGCTTCGCCGGGGCTGGGCACAGGCCGGGCGGAAACAAAGCGCAGGCAGAGGCCAAGCCCAGCGTGCGCACGTTCGCTAGCGGCGAAAGCCGCGTAAGCGAACCCGCGTCCAAGATGATCGCGGCCTCCCAATGCCCCGGCCGAGCCATTCCGCCCGGCCTGTGCCCAGCCCCGGCGACTCCAAAGCCCCGCACGAAGAGCGAAGCGGCCTACTGCGCAAACTCCCGCTTTTTGAGTTCCCGGACGTAGTCGGAGAGCTCCGGATCCGCCGCCACCTGTTCGTTGACTTGAACTTCGAAGTCGGCAGCGGCCGTGCGGAGGCGGGTCTGGTCGAGGGGGAGATCCAGGTAGCGGGCCAGGATCTGGATCAGCGCCAGGGCGCCGCGCGGGTTGGGGGTGGCGGTGATGTAGTGAGGCAGCGCCGCCCAGAAGCTCACGACCGGAATCCCCTCTTGGCGGAGGCGGTCGCCTAACACACCGACGATCCCGGTAGGGCCTTCATAGCCCGAGGGCTCGATGCCGAGCGCACCCAGCGCATCGGGCGGATGGGAGAAGCCGGTGACGCGCACCGGGCGGGAGTAGAGCACGTCGGCCAGGTAGGCGCCGAGAAGAACGACCCGATGGGCATTCACGCGCGAGGCGAGTTCCAGGACATCGTCGCAAAAACTCCGCCATCTCAGATGTGGCTCGCTGCCCACACCGACGATGATGTCGCAGCGGTCTTCGACCGATGCGAACTGGAACTGGAAGCTCGGCCATTCGATGCGGCGCTCGTGGTCCTTGCCCATCACGATCGTCGGCCGATTCACCGTGAAGTCGTAGTACTCCTCCGGGTCGATCTCTGCGAGCGGCGCCATCGGCAGCTCATTGCATACGAAGCGCGCTGCCGCGGTGCCCGAATCTCCCGCGTCGTTCCAGCCATCGAAAGCGAGAATCAGGGTCGGCTCATCGAGAGACGGAAGGGCGTGCAGTTGGAGGGCGTCGCCCATGGCTGGAGGTTGCCAGACGAATCGATCTAGCGCACGAACTTGTAGCCGTGCCCTCGCACGGACACGATGTGCCTGGGACGCGCCGGGTCGGGCTCGAGATAGCGGCGCAGCCGCACGATGAAGCTGTCCACGACCCGCGTTCTCGTCTCCGGATGGAGGCCCCACACGCTCTCCAGCAACTCGCCGCGGCTCACCGCATGGCCCTCCCGATCGAGCAGCGCTCGAAGGAGGCCGACCTCCCGCGGAGTCAGGGGCTGGACGCCCTCGGGCGATTCGACCTCGAAGCGATCGAATCGCACACAGACCTCCCCCAGTTGCAGTTCGGTGTCTCCGTCATCCGCGGGTCCTGCCCCGTCCCAGCGGCGCCGGCGCAGAAGCGAGCGCGTGCGCACCAGAAGCTCATCGAGCTTGAAGGGTTTCGTCAGGTAGTCGTCAGCACCCTCTTCGATTCCGCGTACCACGTCGTCCGGATCGTCTTTGGCGGTGAGGATCAAGATCGGCACGTAGTTCCCCGCGGCGCGGGCGCGACGCGCAACCTCGTGCCCCGAGAGGCCCGGAAGCATGAGATCGAGGATGACCAGGTCGCAGGGTTGGCGATCGGGAGCACCCAGCCGTTCGGCCGCTTCTCCGCCATCGGCGATCACTTCCACCTCATGGCCTTCAGCCTCGAGGTTGAAAGTCAGCCCATCGGCGATGTTGGCCTCGTCCTCGACCACGACGATTCGCGACATGCTAGGCGACCCCTTCCGCAGCACGCAGGCTCACCCGGAATTCGCTGCCACGTCCGAGGCCTTCGCTCCGCGCCACGACCTTTCCGCCGTTCCGTCGGACCAGATTCCAGACGATGAAGAGCCCCAATCCGAGGCCTGCCTGGCGCTGAACGTCGCGGCCGACCCGCGCGAAACGATCGAAGATCCGACCCAGGTCGGCCGCGGCAATACCGATACCGCGATCCGCGATCACCAACTCGATCCGATCACCGACGGGCTCGAGGTCGACGTAGATCTGGACTTCCGGGGCCGAGTACTTGGCGGCGTTCTCGAGCAGATTGCGAACGACCACTCCCAGTTCACCCCGATCGCCGAGGACGGAGACTGCGCGACGCCGACCCAGCACGATGGCACCTGGCTCGAGCGTGAAATGCCGGCGAATCTCCCCGGCGACTTCCTCCACCAACTCGGTGAGATCGGTGACTTCGTCGGACGCCTTGGCCCGCGCATCGGCTCGCGCCGCGATCAGGACCTGGTTGACCGTGCGCTCGAGCCGCTCGACATCCTCCTCCATGCGGCCGAGGAACTCCCGACGTCGTGCCACGGCCGGATCGTGCCGGGCCAGGGTCTCGACGTAGAGCCGCAGCGAAGCCAGCGGAGTCTTCATCTCGTGGGTCACGGCATCGAGGAACGCCTGTTGACGCTGGTTCAGCCGGATCTCGCGAACCAACCAGATGATCAACAGCAGGGATCCGACGATGATCAGCACGAAGAACGCCGAACCCAGGATCAGGAAGGTCCAGTGGACCGCTGTGAGACCTCGCGTCACCGGGCCCAGATCGCCCACCACCAGCACCTGCCAGCCGATCGCGAGCAGCAGGGCCAACACCATGAGGGTGATGCCAACGACGAGGGGCAAGCCGATCGAACGACGATTCAAGGAGCCTCCTTGGCCAACTGAACGTGTAGCGGAAACGCGGGCCCCAAGAGACCACCCCGGCAGCGACCCTCGGGGAGAAGAGGTGGCCCGAAGGTGGCCTTTGCCCGGTAGACTCCGGCCCCATCGGGAGGTTCGCTCGCCATGTCCGCCAAGTTCCGCCTCGTCGCTATCGCGATTCTCGCAACGGCGCTGCTACTCGCCCAGACGGCCAGCGGAGAGCTGCCCCCGGAAGGCCGCTGCCCGGACTTCACGGGCGCCCCGGGGGAACCGGGCGAGATCGACACGGGCACGCCGCTCGTCAAAGAGGGCGCGCTCCTCGACCTGAACGATCTGCTCTCCCTCCGCAAGCTGCTTCCGGAGGAGGTCTGGAACTACCGGGAGGCCTTCTTCTACGAGGGCATGCAGATGACGATCGGCTTCTGCCACCGTCGCTACCCGGTGGCAGACTTCTACCGGGACGCCACCGAGGCCTTCCGCGGCCGCGCAAAATTGGACGATGAGGGGAACCTGACCGACTACGAAGCCGGCCTGCCCTTCCCTCCCGATACGATCGATCCGGGGGGGCGGGATGCCGCTCTTCGTTGGGCCTGGAATTTCGAGCATCGCTACCGCGGCTCGGGTCCGATCGGGAGATTTCGCCTCGTGGACATGCCCAGCCGGATCGGCACGCCGCAAACCTACGAGGGCACCTGGCACTTCCTGCGCACCGGTCATCGTTCGGACCTGGTCGCAAGCGACTACCGGGTAGCGGAATCCACCAAGACCGCGTGGGTGGCCGGCGGCCGGTTCCTGGAGCCGACCAATGCTCGGCACCTGGCGTGGCGACAGGCTCGGCCGCGTTCAGCCTCGACGGACTACACGGAACCCGACGACATCTTCGTCTACGTCCCGGACCTGCGGAAACCCCGCCGTGCCGCGAGCACCTGGACCGACGGACTCTACACACCGCGCTACAGCGTCTCGGGCGTCGAGGGAGCGGGCGGATCCGTGCCCTTCGGAACCAGCGGCGCCACCTCGGGCAGTCCCGGGGGGCTCGAAGCGATCGCGCCGACCGCCGGCCTCTTGCTGGCCGCCACCGAGGACATCCGCAAGGGCTTCACGGGCATGGCCCTGCGCCCGAACGCCTACGACTGGACGGTGCTGGGCATGCAGGAAGTCCTGGCCCCGCTGAACGGCGTCGAAGAAGGCTGGCCGGGCATGAGCAACCGCAACTACGGCCACACGGGCCTGTCGGTGGCCAGCGACCGCTGGGATGTCCGCTACGCCGTGGTCGTTCGTGGTCGCTCCCGGCGGGTGATCGACCATGTCGCCGCCATCACCCTGTGGATCGACTACCAGACCCAGCAACCGCTCTACTTCATCTCGCAGCGCAAGAACGGCTTCCTGCTCGATATCGGCATCCTGGTGCACCGCTTCAGCGGCGACCGTGCCGGCTACCCGGCCTGGCCCGGTGGCGAGCGCGCTCGGGTCTTCGACCCGGTTGCAGCCGCCTTCTACTACGTGCCGGGCGGCGGCGCAGGATGGCGGCGCGAATCCTACGATGTCCAATCCATCCCGATCGATCCGGGCAAGCTGCGAAAGCTCACCTCGACCGACGAGTTGATCAAGGGACGTTAGGCGGGCGGAATCGGGGACGTTCTTTCCGCTGTTTCCGATACGAAATGGGGGCGATGCCCCCATTTCGTATCGGAAACAGCGGAAAGAACGTCCCCGATTCCGCCTAGAACGTGTAGCGGAGGCGCAGGAAGACCTCGTCGCGCTCACGGATCGCCGATAGGCCCGGCTCACCGAACTGCTTGTTGGCATCCTTGCCAACCCGGTTGGTCGCGGCGTCGGCCGGGCCGTTGATCGATGCGTCGAACTCCTTCCAGCGGCCTGCGAAGAGCGCGAGGCCGAAGGTCGCCGAAAAGTTCTCGGTAAAGCGGTAGGTCAGCTGGGGCAGGAACGCGCCGGAGTTCGATTTGACGTCATACACGAAGGTCATCGACGGCAACAGCCGATCCTGGAAGTAACCCGTCGTGGCGGTGAACGTGAAGAACGCGTTCCAGGGCCCGGTCCGGGTATGACTCTGCGTGTAGTCCTCGATGTACTGGAAGAACCACTGGCTGTTGAAGAAGAACGTCCGGTTGGCGTTCATGAAGTTGATGAACGTCGGCCGGTCCACCGAGAACGTCAGGTTGAAGGTATCGATCTCCGAGTTGCCATCGAACGCATCCGCATCCGCGCTCGGCAGACCTTCCTGCCAGGTGAACTCGATGCCCCAGTTGGTCTTGGTGACGTCTTCGGCGAAGTCCATCGAGAAGCCCAGCACATTGCGCTTCTCGTAGCGAAGGACCAGATCCGTACTTGCCGTCCAGAGGAAGTTGCGGCGGCCGAAGCGGCCGTTCCCACCTGCCTTGATGCTGGAGCGGGTGAGACCCGTCAAGCCTCCGATCAAGCCCTTCACGGCATTGCACCAGATGGGCCGGGCGTAGGAACAGCGATCCTTGGAGAACGAGTCGTTCGGGTCGAAGACGTCGATACTGTTGGCGTCTTGCCGCGTGAAGACGGCGCCGTCTTCTCCCTGGGAGATCCCCACGAACGCCATCAGGAAATTCCAGGAAACGATGGACATCTCGGAGCGCCATTTCTGACCGGTGAACGGATGCACGGCCCATTCCTTATCGCCCGCGAGATTCACAACAACAAGGGGCGCACCATCGACCCTCGAGTCGTAGCATGGGTCTCCCGGGCCTCTCGAACCGGGGATCTGGCAGGCTTCCCCGCGTCGGCCTCCGACCACCTCACCTTCGAAATTCACCGTACCGGGCTGCGCTTTGCCGCGATCCGTCGTGTCCCAGATCGCACCTCCGTCCTGGTAGGTTCCTTGCACTCCGGGCCAGGACTGGAAGAAGACACTGGCCTCGGTGTTGAGGAAGTCGATACCGTGGACGTCACAATTCGTCCCGTAGAACGAACCGCAGCCGAGAAGCGCCTCCTGCTCGTCGGTCAGGAAGGGTGAGATACCCGACAGGAGAGCCAGGGTCGCCCGACCCGGAGTGAGGGGTGTCGTCGGGGGAAACATGGCCTCCGTGGCGGCAACACCATCGAAGTCGCCCCGATCGAGGGGGACAAGCGGGCTCGGAAGGTACACGAACCCGTTGAAGTCGTAGAAGGCCGTTCCAGGTGGGCAGGTCGAGCACTGCGCCATGAATGGCGCGTTTGCCACGAGCTGCGCAGAGGTCGTCGGCGTCAGCCCGCCCAATCCGTAGTAGAAGGTGTTTCCGTTCAGTGTGGCGGGGGTGTTGTCCGCCGCGCCGATCATGCTGAAGATCGTCGAGATCGGCACTGGCGACACATCACTACCGAGGGCGGGGACGACCTGGCTATTGAAGATGGTCTGGGCGCAGGACGAAGGGTCGAGGTCAGAGACGCCGACCGTCCCGGCGCAGACCCAGGCAAAGATCGATTGGTTGGCGCTGTGATGGAGGAGCGCGTTGTCTTCTGTGAGGCAGGCATCCTCACTGCCGTGTCGGCAGCTGCCCGTGCTCTGGCCCTTGCGCGGTCGGCCGGTCCTCGGGTCGACGTTCCGGCTGTAGCTGAACAGCACATCCGCGTAGGGAAGATCGTCGTAACCGTAGAAGTCCGTCAGCGCGAACGAGAAGCGACCCCAGCGCCACTCGAGCCGCGCTCCGACATCGATGCCCTTCCAGCTGTTCCACGGGTTGGGCGGGCGGATCTCTCCGGCCAGCCCGACGCCGTTCTGGCCGTGGTTCAGCAGACCGAACGTCTTGCCGCAGGCGACGAGCGGCGTGTACGGCTCGCCACAGCGACCGATGTCATTGGGCTCGAACTGGTCGAAGATCGCCGCGACCTCGAAGCGCACGTCCTCCAACGGGCCCACGTCGTAGAAGGAGTAGACCGCACGCAGCGCCC
It includes:
- a CDS encoding acetyl-CoA C-acetyltransferase, whose translation is MGDAWIIDAVRTPRGKGKKETGSLSGVHPQQLLGQTLNALKDRNGFDPADVEDVVAGCVSAVGEQAACIARNGVLAAGWDPRTASGVTLNRFCGSGQQAVNFAAMGVMAGQQDLVIGGGVESMSRVPMGAAGGGLDGKDPQLAALHPLVPQGISADLIATIEGFSREELDGFAAESQARCEIAQKDGRFDGSLVPVRDAEGNMALDRDEHPRPGGTVESLGNLKPSFEGMGAYVQEGETRTMDEKARSVYPQLAAIEHVHTAANSSGIVDGAAAVLVAAPDYAKAHDLKPRARIIATATAADEPVIMLTAPTPATERCLKRAGMEVGDIDLFEINEAFAAIPMKVMRDLDMDHAKVNVNGGAIALGHPLGATGAMLIGTLLDELERQDKTSGLITMCIGGGMGIATIIERV
- a CDS encoding acyl-CoA dehydrogenase; this encodes MIDFEPSDEQLLIIETVRQFAEQEIRPVARECDEDGKLSNSVLAQAHELGLVANGLPEEFGGGGERSALTGALIAEELAWGDLSQALAILSPGLIALPVAEFGSDAQKQATLPRYAREQFVPGGLALQEPHFGSDPFRPTARASRDGESYVLEGEKALVPWIEGDDQVLVFADEDGTPQGFLVSREAEGLVATPEQNLGLRALPTVQLALSGVRVPASARLGEAAGCDLRRIVAQGRVAMAAAGIGVARATFEVARDYAKEREAFGVKIAQKQAIAFKLADMAIEIDGARLLTWEAAWRLDQGEDALREATLAIQQVRRVAMDASDGSVQVFGGHGYIREYLPEMHLRNARGLTVLEATALL
- a CDS encoding acyl-CoA dehydrogenase translates to MPISFEMSETTRLAQDYYRAMATDHLRPISRKYDTQEHDLPTEWVDWYWNHGRKGGPEDVGPSDGFIQVCVQTEELCWGDAGLYLRTPFAGLGGAAVGAAGTKEQKKRFLSVFHGDGGPAWGAMAITEPSAGSDSAAIQTTATRDGDDWILNGTKIFCTAGEGASQQEGGFVVAWATVDPTAGRGGIKAFVVPAGTPGMTLVGLENKLGIRASDTATLQFDDCRVPTANLLGSAEVKKRDAKASSGDKGFKGAMATFDASRPIVAAMAVGVGRAALDYVLEELDRQGVRIRYDAPPAELTALERDVMEMEAELQAARLLTWRAASMMNRGRPNSLEASMAKAKAGLAVTRITQKAVELLGPPGWSKKLLVEKWMRDAKINDIYEGTQQINQLIVARRILDYPSSMLR
- a CDS encoding PAC2 family protein: MGDALQLHALPSLDEPTLILAFDGWNDAGDSGTAAARFVCNELPMAPLAEIDPEEYYDFTVNRPTIVMGKDHERRIEWPSFQFQFASVEDRCDIIVGVGSEPHLRWRSFCDDVLELASRVNAHRVVLLGAYLADVLYSRPVRVTGFSHPPDALGALGIEPSGYEGPTGIVGVLGDRLRQEGIPVVSFWAALPHYITATPNPRGALALIQILARYLDLPLDQTRLRTAAADFEVQVNEQVAADPELSDYVRELKKREFAQ
- a CDS encoding response regulator transcription factor, which translates into the protein MSRIVVVEDEANIADGLTFNLEAEGHEVEVIADGGEAAERLGAPDRQPCDLVILDLMLPGLSGHEVARRARAAGNYVPILILTAKDDPDDVVRGIEEGADDYLTKPFKLDELLVRTRSLLRRRRWDGAGPADDGDTELQLGEVCVRFDRFEVESPEGVQPLTPREVGLLRALLDREGHAVSRGELLESVWGLHPETRTRVVDSFIVRLRRYLEPDPARPRHIVSVRGHGYKFVR
- a CDS encoding sensor histidine kinase, whose product is MNRRSIGLPLVVGITLMVLALLLAIGWQVLVVGDLGPVTRGLTAVHWTFLILGSAFFVLIIVGSLLLIIWLVREIRLNQRQQAFLDAVTHEMKTPLASLRLYVETLARHDPAVARRREFLGRMEEDVERLERTVNQVLIAARADARAKASDEVTDLTELVEEVAGEIRRHFTLEPGAIVLGRRRAVSVLGDRGELGVVVRNLLENAAKYSAPEVQIYVDLEPVGDRIELVIADRGIGIAAADLGRIFDRFARVGRDVQRQAGLGLGLFIVWNLVRRNGGKVVARSEGLGRGSEFRVSLRAAEGVA
- a CDS encoding DUF1329 domain-containing protein; translated protein: MSAKFRLVAIAILATALLLAQTASGELPPEGRCPDFTGAPGEPGEIDTGTPLVKEGALLDLNDLLSLRKLLPEEVWNYREAFFYEGMQMTIGFCHRRYPVADFYRDATEAFRGRAKLDDEGNLTDYEAGLPFPPDTIDPGGRDAALRWAWNFEHRYRGSGPIGRFRLVDMPSRIGTPQTYEGTWHFLRTGHRSDLVASDYRVAESTKTAWVAGGRFLEPTNARHLAWRQARPRSASTDYTEPDDIFVYVPDLRKPRRAASTWTDGLYTPRYSVSGVEGAGGSVPFGTSGATSGSPGGLEAIAPTAGLLLAATEDIRKGFTGMALRPNAYDWTVLGMQEVLAPLNGVEEGWPGMSNRNYGHTGLSVASDRWDVRYAVVVRGRSRRVIDHVAAITLWIDYQTQQPLYFISQRKNGFLLDIGILVHRFSGDRAGYPAWPGGERARVFDPVAAAFYYVPGGGAGWRRESYDVQSIPIDPGKLRKLTSTDELIKGR